The Thermus brockianus genome window below encodes:
- a CDS encoding 3-dehydroquinate synthase, which translates to MQRLSVRSPVPYPILIGEGVLAEVELEGPRALLYDRQVEAFALEVAKALGVEHRLGLEGGEGAKTLGVYGQALSFLAERGLPRNTTLLVVGGGTLTDLGGFVAATYLRGIRYLAFPTTTLAVVDASVGGKTGLNLPEGKNLVGAFHFPQGVYAELRALRTLPPSTFKEGLVEAFKHGIIAGDEALLEVEDLAPENPRLEAYLARAVAVKVAITEKDPLEKGERRLLNLGHTLGHALEAYTRHALPHGAAVAYGLLFAAHLGRSLGGEDLTPLGLRLLRWLSPPPLPPIPLEALLPYLGRDKKKLSESLHWVVPLALGKLRVRPIPETVVREAYAAWQETLTAHGFLKP; encoded by the coding sequence ATGCAAAGGCTAAGCGTCCGTAGTCCCGTGCCCTACCCCATCCTCATCGGGGAGGGCGTCTTGGCCGAGGTGGAGCTGGAAGGCCCCCGGGCCCTCCTCTACGACCGCCAGGTGGAGGCCTTCGCCCTGGAGGTGGCGAAGGCCCTCGGGGTGGAGCACCGCCTGGGCCTGGAGGGCGGGGAAGGGGCGAAGACCTTAGGGGTCTATGGCCAAGCCCTCTCCTTCCTGGCGGAAAGGGGGCTTCCCCGGAACACCACCCTCTTGGTGGTGGGTGGGGGCACCCTCACGGACCTCGGGGGGTTCGTGGCCGCCACGTACCTGAGGGGGATCCGCTACCTGGCCTTCCCCACCACCACCTTGGCCGTGGTGGACGCCAGCGTGGGGGGCAAGACGGGGCTTAACCTCCCTGAGGGCAAGAACCTGGTGGGGGCCTTCCACTTCCCCCAAGGGGTCTACGCCGAGCTGAGGGCGCTCAGGACCCTACCCCCTTCCACCTTCAAGGAGGGGCTGGTGGAGGCCTTTAAGCACGGGATCATCGCGGGGGACGAGGCGCTCCTGGAGGTGGAGGACCTCGCCCCGGAAAACCCCCGCCTCGAGGCCTACCTGGCCCGCGCGGTGGCGGTGAAGGTGGCCATCACGGAGAAAGACCCCCTGGAGAAGGGGGAAAGGCGGCTTCTAAACCTGGGGCACACCCTGGGGCACGCCCTCGAGGCCTACACCCGCCACGCCCTGCCCCACGGGGCAGCGGTGGCCTACGGCCTTCTCTTCGCCGCCCACCTGGGCCGGTCCCTGGGGGGCGAGGACCTAACCCCCTTGGGCCTCCGCCTCCTCCGTTGGCTTTCCCCCCCTCCCCTTCCCCCCATCCCCCTGGAGGCCCTCCTCCCCTACCTGGGGCGGGACAAGAAAAAGCTTTCGGAAAGCCTCCACTGGGTGGTACCCCTGGCCTTGGGCAAGCTAAGGGTGCGCCCCATACCGGAAACCGTGGTCCGGGAAGCCTATGCGGCCTGGCAGGAAACGCTAACGGCGCACGGGTTCTTAAAGCCCTAG
- the der gene encoding ribosome biogenesis GTPase Der has protein sequence MHKVVIVGRPNVGKSSLFNRLLGRRSAVVADVPGVTRDLKEGVVETEKGRFLLVDTGGLWSGDRWEKKIQEKVDRALEDAEVVLFAVDGRAELTPADYEVAEYLRKKGRPVILVATKVDDPKHEAYLGPLYALGFGDPIPTSSEHARGLDDLLEAIWQKLPVKQIDTEPEVAAIRLAIVGRPNAGKSSLLNAILGEERVIVSEEPGTTRDAIDVEFFFGGNRFILVDTAGIRKRPESLVEELAIKRSLRAIEEADVVLLVIDPFQVGDRELKLANHAMEKGKPTLLVITKWDLVTKEEAPKVRRELREKLAHLEHLPRVFTSAFTRQNLDKIFREAVRLHELNHTRIPTAELNRFVGVWTTKVQMPNFKGKPLKILYATQPEVAPPTFVFFVNHPEFVTRAFENYLKNRIGEDLGLKEIPFRLIFRGRRGEE, from the coding sequence ATGCACAAAGTCGTCATCGTAGGCCGGCCCAACGTGGGCAAATCCAGCCTTTTCAACCGCCTCCTGGGCAGGCGGAGTGCGGTGGTGGCCGATGTGCCCGGGGTCACCCGCGACCTCAAAGAAGGCGTGGTGGAAACGGAAAAGGGGCGCTTTCTCCTGGTGGACACCGGGGGGCTATGGTCGGGCGACCGCTGGGAGAAGAAGATTCAGGAAAAGGTGGATCGGGCCCTAGAAGACGCCGAGGTGGTCCTCTTCGCCGTGGACGGCCGCGCCGAGCTCACCCCGGCGGACTACGAGGTGGCGGAGTACCTGCGCAAAAAGGGCAGGCCCGTGATCCTGGTGGCCACCAAGGTGGACGACCCCAAGCACGAGGCCTACCTGGGCCCCCTTTACGCCCTCGGCTTCGGCGACCCCATCCCCACCTCCAGCGAGCACGCCCGGGGCCTGGACGACCTCCTGGAGGCCATTTGGCAGAAACTCCCGGTTAAGCAGATTGACACCGAGCCCGAGGTGGCGGCCATCCGCTTGGCCATCGTGGGCCGCCCCAACGCCGGCAAGAGCAGCCTCCTCAACGCCATCCTGGGCGAGGAGCGGGTCATCGTCTCCGAGGAGCCCGGCACCACCCGGGACGCCATAGACGTGGAGTTCTTCTTTGGCGGCAACCGCTTTATCCTGGTGGACACCGCCGGCATCCGTAAGCGCCCGGAAAGCCTGGTGGAAGAACTGGCCATCAAGCGGAGCCTAAGGGCCATTGAGGAGGCGGACGTGGTCCTCCTGGTGATTGACCCCTTCCAGGTGGGGGACCGGGAGCTGAAGCTCGCCAACCACGCCATGGAAAAGGGTAAGCCCACCCTCCTGGTCATCACCAAGTGGGACCTGGTGACCAAGGAGGAGGCCCCCAAGGTGCGCCGGGAACTCAGGGAGAAGCTCGCCCACCTGGAGCACCTGCCCCGGGTGTTCACCTCGGCCTTCACCCGGCAAAACCTGGACAAGATCTTCCGCGAGGCGGTGCGCCTTCACGAGCTCAACCACACCCGCATCCCCACGGCGGAGCTCAACCGTTTCGTGGGCGTCTGGACCACCAAGGTGCAGATGCCCAACTTCAAAGGCAAACCCCTCAAGATCCTCTACGCCACCCAGCCGGAAGTGGCCCCACCCACCTTCGTCTTCTTCGTCAACCACCCCGAGTTCGTCACCCGCGCCTTTGAGAATTACCTAAAGAACCGGATCGGCGAGGACCTGGGGCTTAAGGAAATCCCTTTCCGCCTCATCTTCCGCGGCCGGCGTGGGGAAGAATAA
- a CDS encoding secretin N-terminal domain-containing protein — protein MKPLVWVLIWALGSLSLFALAGSLPDEPRFAARVDLKVSESQVRAGATLPLDVVLEALAKSVGLQPLIYRAYDASGDPAKAQPPLPNVKLDFQGKPFREVWDLLFATYGAQFNLDYLFLPPDVVVVAPTQVITALVDAPSRAGAAERRPYVVGIPEAAYRQAIQSQGGQVQVVSNVESAKAWVQNDLLPFLSREAAGLNVNWIVVEEAGRLKAILSVLATPEQHARFSDILQRAGIDFRPLPALAQPKPRLERAYALTHTTFPELLAFLQAQVPGAQISVVPTDPKKALVLATEEDHARLAELLKAADVPKPPAKVRRVYALQNLTFLEAQERLKPLLEKELPTARLESIPSNPKALLLEASEADQALFAELLKAVDVPPQAPAPTQEATQRRLYPLRFADAEKVAPFLAREVPGIVVQTVPGQPVLSVRGTERQLAEVETLLAQIDRAPEQGPPLFQRAYQLSNAKASELAKVLQEALQAQSQAQGQGQGQTPTRRPATVVADERTNTLIVTGTQEDLALVEGLIPRLDQSVPQVNLRVRIQEVQSNLSRSLGIRWNTISGGNVVASILSSGLSLIFDSTRSLASLNIIATLDALQKQGLSRALRDVNQLVLNNQTARLQSGETFFIRRVVNDREERVPFDIGIIVEATPQITADGQILLNIKAEVSGNVQRNPVNGDVDRFTKQVVTTTLRVRDGQTVVLGGLTSQETNQTQQGVPFLMDIPLIGELFKQRSQDTTEKELLVVITANIVRETANRP, from the coding sequence ATGAAGCCCTTGGTTTGGGTCTTGATTTGGGCCTTGGGAAGCTTGAGCCTTTTTGCCCTGGCGGGGAGCCTTCCGGACGAGCCCCGCTTCGCCGCCAGGGTGGACCTAAAGGTTTCGGAGAGCCAGGTGCGGGCCGGGGCCACCTTGCCCCTGGACGTGGTCCTGGAAGCCCTGGCCAAAAGCGTGGGCCTTCAGCCCCTCATCTACCGGGCCTACGACGCCTCCGGGGACCCGGCCAAGGCCCAGCCCCCCTTGCCCAACGTGAAACTGGACTTCCAGGGCAAACCCTTCCGGGAGGTGTGGGACCTCCTCTTCGCCACCTACGGGGCCCAGTTCAACCTGGACTACCTCTTCCTGCCCCCGGACGTGGTGGTGGTGGCCCCCACCCAGGTGATCACCGCCTTGGTGGACGCCCCAAGCCGCGCCGGGGCGGCGGAGCGCAGGCCTTATGTGGTGGGGATTCCCGAGGCTGCCTATCGCCAAGCCATCCAAAGCCAGGGGGGACAAGTCCAGGTGGTGTCCAATGTGGAATCCGCCAAAGCCTGGGTCCAAAACGACCTCCTTCCCTTCCTCTCCCGGGAGGCCGCCGGGCTCAACGTGAACTGGATCGTGGTGGAGGAGGCCGGGCGTCTCAAGGCCATCCTCTCCGTCCTGGCCACCCCCGAGCAACACGCCCGCTTCTCCGATATCCTCCAACGGGCGGGGATTGACTTCCGGCCCCTTCCCGCCCTGGCCCAGCCCAAGCCCCGCCTGGAGCGGGCCTACGCCCTAACCCACACTACCTTCCCCGAGCTCCTCGCCTTCCTCCAGGCCCAGGTGCCCGGGGCCCAGATCAGCGTGGTGCCCACGGACCCCAAAAAGGCCCTTGTCCTGGCCACGGAGGAGGACCACGCCCGCCTGGCCGAGCTCCTCAAGGCCGCCGATGTCCCCAAACCCCCGGCCAAGGTGCGCCGGGTCTACGCCCTACAAAACCTCACCTTCCTCGAGGCCCAGGAGCGCCTAAAGCCCCTTCTGGAAAAGGAACTTCCCACGGCCCGCCTGGAAAGCATCCCCAGCAACCCCAAAGCCCTACTCCTGGAGGCCAGTGAGGCCGACCAGGCCCTCTTCGCCGAGCTCCTAAAGGCGGTGGACGTGCCCCCGCAGGCCCCCGCCCCCACCCAGGAGGCCACGCAAAGGCGCCTTTACCCCTTGCGCTTCGCCGACGCCGAGAAGGTGGCCCCCTTCCTGGCCCGGGAGGTGCCAGGCATCGTGGTGCAGACCGTGCCGGGGCAACCCGTCCTCTCCGTGCGGGGCACGGAGAGGCAACTGGCCGAGGTGGAAACCCTCCTCGCCCAGATTGACCGGGCCCCCGAGCAGGGCCCTCCCCTCTTCCAACGGGCTTACCAGCTCTCCAACGCCAAGGCCAGCGAGCTCGCCAAGGTCCTCCAAGAGGCCCTCCAGGCCCAAAGCCAGGCCCAGGGCCAGGGGCAGGGGCAAACCCCCACCCGGCGCCCGGCCACGGTGGTGGCGGACGAGCGCACCAACACCCTCATCGTCACCGGGACCCAGGAGGATCTGGCCCTAGTGGAGGGGCTCATCCCCCGGCTGGACCAGTCGGTGCCCCAGGTGAACCTGAGGGTGCGCATCCAAGAGGTGCAGTCCAACCTGAGCCGTAGCCTGGGAATCCGATGGAACACCATCTCCGGCGGCAACGTGGTAGCGAGCATCCTGAGCTCTGGCCTGTCGTTGATCTTTGACAGCACCCGCAGCCTCGCCAGCCTGAACATCATAGCGACCCTAGATGCTCTACAAAAACAAGGCCTGTCCCGTGCCCTCAGGGATGTAAACCAGCTCGTGTTGAACAACCAAACGGCACGGTTGCAATCGGGCGAAACCTTCTTCATCCGCCGTGTGGTGAACGATCGGGAGGAACGGGTTCCCTTTGACATCGGCATCATCGTGGAGGCCACTCCCCAGATCACCGCCGACGGGCAGATTCTCCTGAACATCAAGGCCGAGGTTTCCGGCAACGTCCAGCGCAACCCCGTGAACGGGGATGTGGACCGGTTTACCAAGCAGGTGGTGACCACCACCCTGCGGGTGCGGGACGGGCAGACCGTGGTCCTAGGGGGGCTTACCTCCCAGGAAACCAACCAGACGCAACAGGGTGTGCCCTTCCTCATGGATATTCCCCTTATCGGCGAACTCTTCAAACAGCGTAGCCAGGACACCACGGAGAAGGAACTCCTGGTGGTCATAACCGCCAATATCGTAAGGGAGACCGCCAACCGTCCCTAA
- a CDS encoding shikimate kinase, with amino-acid sequence MARLEVPRPATFISLTGFMGVGKSRIGRELARALMLHFIDLDRYIERHTGLSIPDIFRHLGEEAFRRMEKEAVRELVAKDFLILSLGGGTFVDPENRSLLLARGPVVALWASPETILERATRKPGERPLLQVENPLERIRTLLQARAPLYQEAHVHVSTDHRKVEEVVEEIVEKLWAYAKAKRP; translated from the coding sequence ATGGCCCGCCTCGAGGTCCCCCGCCCCGCCACCTTTATCAGCCTCACCGGCTTCATGGGGGTGGGGAAAAGCCGCATCGGGCGGGAGCTGGCCCGGGCCCTGATGCTCCACTTCATAGACCTGGACCGCTACATTGAAAGGCACACGGGGCTTTCCATCCCCGACATCTTCCGCCACCTAGGGGAGGAAGCCTTTCGCCGGATGGAGAAGGAGGCGGTGCGGGAGCTGGTGGCGAAGGACTTCCTGATCCTTTCCCTGGGCGGGGGCACCTTCGTGGACCCGGAAAACCGAAGCCTCCTCCTCGCCCGGGGCCCAGTGGTGGCCCTTTGGGCAAGCCCGGAAACCATCCTGGAGCGGGCCACCAGGAAGCCGGGGGAAAGGCCCCTCCTCCAGGTGGAAAACCCCCTGGAGCGCATCCGCACCCTCCTGCAGGCCCGCGCCCCCCTTTACCAAGAGGCCCACGTGCACGTGTCCACCGACCACCGCAAGGTGGAGGAGGTGGTGGAGGAAATCGTGGAGAAACTTTGGGCGTATGCAAAGGCTAAGCGTCCGTAG
- the aroC gene encoding chorismate synthase, translating to MRFLTAGESHGPELLAIIEGLPAGLPLTEEDINPWLAKRQQGYGRGRRMVIETDRVEFRAGVRAGRTTGAPVALAIRNADHRNWLEIMDPAPGNEPRKKALTAARPGHADLAGGIKYGHKDLRDVLERASARETAMRVAVGAVALKLLSLLGVEGVGYVPGMAGVWSQVPFVWELVPRIEESPVRMTDPEAEAEVIRRIDQAKAEGDTLGGVIEARFRGLVPGLGSHVHWDRKLDGRLAQMALSIPAVKGVEIGPAFENAMKRGSEVHDAIYWSPERGFYRTTNRAGGLEGGMTTGEELVIRAALKPIATLMRPLPTVDVVTHEPKDAARERSDTTAVPAASVILCALSAIVLAQAYLEKFGGDTLEEIQERVARYRERVLRY from the coding sequence ATGAGGTTTCTCACAGCAGGCGAGTCCCACGGCCCCGAGCTTCTGGCCATCATTGAGGGGCTTCCCGCCGGGCTTCCCCTCACGGAAGAGGACATCAACCCTTGGCTTGCCAAGCGGCAACAGGGCTACGGCCGGGGGCGGCGGATGGTCATTGAAACGGACCGCGTGGAGTTCCGGGCCGGGGTACGGGCCGGGCGCACCACCGGGGCCCCGGTGGCCCTGGCCATCCGGAACGCCGACCACCGCAACTGGCTGGAGATCATGGACCCAGCCCCCGGAAACGAGCCCCGCAAAAAGGCCCTTACCGCCGCCCGCCCCGGCCACGCCGACCTGGCGGGGGGCATCAAGTACGGCCACAAAGACCTGCGGGACGTCCTGGAAAGGGCGAGCGCCCGGGAGACCGCCATGCGGGTGGCGGTGGGGGCGGTGGCCTTAAAGCTCCTTTCCCTTTTGGGGGTGGAAGGGGTGGGCTACGTGCCCGGGATGGCCGGGGTGTGGAGCCAGGTTCCCTTCGTCTGGGAACTCGTCCCCCGCATAGAGGAAAGCCCCGTGCGCATGACCGACCCCGAGGCGGAGGCCGAGGTGATCCGCCGCATTGACCAGGCCAAGGCGGAAGGGGACACCCTGGGCGGGGTCATTGAGGCCCGCTTCCGCGGCCTGGTGCCCGGGCTCGGAAGCCACGTGCACTGGGACCGGAAGCTGGATGGCCGCCTGGCCCAGATGGCCCTCTCCATCCCGGCGGTCAAGGGGGTGGAGATCGGCCCCGCCTTTGAGAACGCCATGAAGCGGGGCTCGGAGGTGCACGACGCCATCTACTGGAGCCCAGAACGGGGCTTCTATCGCACCACCAACCGGGCCGGGGGCCTGGAGGGGGGCATGACCACGGGGGAAGAGCTGGTCATCCGGGCGGCCCTTAAGCCCATCGCCACCCTCATGCGCCCCCTTCCCACGGTGGACGTGGTGACCCACGAGCCCAAAGACGCCGCCCGCGAGCGCTCGGACACCACGGCTGTCCCCGCCGCCAGCGTCATCCTCTGCGCCCTCTCCGCCATCGTCTTGGCCCAGGCCTACCTGGAGAAGTTTGGCGGGGATACACTGGAGGAAATCCAGGAACGAGTGGCCCGCTACCGGGAACGGGTCCTCCGCTACTAG
- a CDS encoding PP2C family protein-serine/threonine phosphatase translates to MPPLAFALETHPGRKRPKNEDAIGHALTPWGGVFVVADGMGGHRTGEVAARLAVESILEYLKDKEPSPKALLEAFERANERIFREAQRPENRGMGTTATSLVLDLPYALIAHVGDSRAYLLRQGELTLLTEDHSWVAERVRQGLLTPEEARTHRWRNVITNALGSFPQARVDLLGLKLEPGDVFLLCTDGLSGVLDERTLQEVLKTFPPEEAAKRLVALANEWGGPDNVSAIVVRVPEGLPPGNRPYALPLEAARGAPVRLKLGEEPDELPTQVLEPERRPRIGWRDVLLIALWILVVGYILLGYFKGP, encoded by the coding sequence GTGCCCCCGCTTGCCTTCGCCCTGGAAACCCACCCCGGCCGCAAGCGGCCCAAGAACGAGGACGCCATAGGCCACGCCCTCACCCCCTGGGGGGGTGTGTTCGTGGTGGCGGACGGCATGGGCGGGCACCGCACGGGGGAGGTGGCGGCGAGGCTGGCGGTGGAGAGCATCCTGGAGTACCTAAAGGACAAGGAGCCTTCCCCCAAGGCCCTCCTCGAGGCCTTTGAACGGGCGAACGAGCGCATCTTCCGGGAAGCCCAACGCCCCGAGAACCGGGGCATGGGCACCACCGCCACCTCCTTGGTCCTGGACCTCCCCTACGCCCTCATCGCCCACGTGGGGGACTCCCGGGCCTACCTCCTGCGCCAAGGCGAGCTTACCCTCCTCACGGAGGACCACTCCTGGGTGGCGGAAAGGGTGCGCCAGGGCCTCCTCACCCCCGAGGAGGCCCGCACGCACCGCTGGCGCAACGTGATTACCAACGCCCTGGGCTCCTTCCCCCAGGCCCGGGTGGACCTCCTGGGGCTCAAGCTGGAACCCGGGGATGTCTTTCTCCTTTGCACCGATGGGCTTTCTGGGGTGTTGGACGAGCGCACCCTGCAAGAGGTCCTTAAAACCTTCCCCCCCGAGGAGGCGGCCAAGCGCCTGGTGGCCCTGGCCAACGAGTGGGGCGGGCCCGACAACGTGAGCGCCATCGTGGTGCGGGTGCCGGAGGGGCTTCCGCCAGGCAACCGGCCCTACGCCCTTCCCCTCGAGGCCGCCCGGGGGGCCCCGGTGCGCCTGAAGCTAGGGGAGGAACCCGACGAGCTCCCCACCCAGGTCCTGGAACCGGAAAGGCGCCCCCGCATCGGCTGGCGGGACGTCCTCCTCATCGCCCTTTGGATCCTGGTGGTGGGCTACATCCTC
- a CDS encoding DUF4870 domain-containing protein → MEQPNPIADTERTWAAVAHLAPLVGYFVLIGQILVPLAILLWGPNTPFVRAHAKEALNGQISYTLYGLALFLLAITVVGLILAVPLGLGLVVVALWNMVQGALAAGRGEMYRYVLILRLVP, encoded by the coding sequence ATGGAACAACCCAACCCTATTGCGGATACGGAGCGGACTTGGGCGGCGGTGGCGCACTTGGCGCCTTTGGTGGGCTATTTCGTTCTCATTGGCCAGATCCTGGTGCCCTTGGCCATCCTCCTTTGGGGGCCTAATACCCCCTTTGTGCGGGCTCATGCCAAGGAGGCTTTAAACGGCCAGATTAGCTATACCCTGTATGGTCTTGCCTTGTTTCTGCTAGCCATTACGGTGGTTGGCTTGATCCTGGCAGTGCCGCTGGGCCTGGGGCTCGTGGTAGTGGCTTTATGGAATATGGTCCAGGGAGCCTTGGCGGCTGGGCGAGGAGAGATGTACCGCTACGTCCTCATTCTGCGCTTGGTGCCTTGA
- a CDS encoding lysophospholipid acyltransferase family protein, with translation MRRLAGWVLGLLGWRYHMPPPPGGSYVLIGAPHTSNWDFFIGILALWALGIRARWLGKKELFRPPLGWLLRSLGGIPVDRSRRSNLVDQVAEVLKRENLAILITPEGTRGKAPYWRTGFYYMALKAGVPIALGYADFRRKEVGIGGYLYPTGDLKRDFAEIRAFYQDKVGLRPEKQGPIRIREEVE, from the coding sequence ATGCGAAGGTTAGCGGGTTGGGTACTTGGGCTTCTTGGGTGGCGTTACCACATGCCCCCGCCCCCAGGGGGGAGCTACGTGCTCATCGGGGCACCCCACACCTCCAACTGGGATTTCTTCATCGGAATCCTGGCCCTTTGGGCCTTGGGGATTCGGGCCCGGTGGCTCGGCAAGAAGGAGCTTTTCCGGCCCCCCTTGGGGTGGCTCTTGCGTTCCCTGGGGGGGATACCCGTGGACCGCTCTAGGCGGAGCAACCTGGTGGACCAGGTGGCGGAGGTCCTAAAGCGGGAAAACCTGGCTATCCTCATCACCCCTGAGGGCACCCGGGGGAAGGCCCCCTACTGGCGCACCGGCTTCTACTACATGGCCCTAAAGGCGGGGGTGCCCATTGCCCTGGGGTATGCCGATTTCCGCCGGAAGGAGGTGGGGATTGGGGGCTACCTTTACCCCACGGGGGACCTCAAGCGGGACTTCGCCGAGATCCGCGCCTTTTACCAGGACAAGGTGGGCCTGAGGCCGGAGAAACAGGGGCCCATCCGTATCCGGGAAGAGGTGGAATAA
- a CDS encoding 4'-phosphopantetheinyl transferase superfamily protein, with product MIRAVGADLVEIARVRRLLDRHGERALKRLFAEEEVAYALTHQDPAPSLAARLAAKEAFQKCWPRPLSWREVWVGLEGKRPVLRFAPGLEAELQREGLRAHLTLSHERGMALAVVVLEVKAPSAE from the coding sequence GTGATCCGGGCCGTGGGCGCCGATCTCGTAGAGATTGCCCGGGTGCGGAGGCTCCTTGACCGCCACGGGGAAAGGGCCTTAAAGCGGCTTTTCGCCGAGGAGGAGGTCGCCTACGCCCTCACCCACCAAGACCCCGCCCCAAGCCTCGCCGCCCGCCTGGCCGCCAAGGAGGCCTTTCAGAAGTGTTGGCCCAGGCCCCTTTCCTGGCGGGAGGTTTGGGTGGGGCTAGAGGGGAAGCGGCCCGTGCTCCGGTTTGCCCCGGGCCTCGAGGCCGAACTCCAAAGGGAAGGCCTCCGCGCCCACCTCACCCTAAGCCACGAGCGGGGCATGGCCTTGGCGGTGGTGGTCCTAGAGGTCAAGGCACCAAGCGCAGAATGA
- the rsmF gene encoding 16S rRNA (cytosine(1407)-C(5))-methyltransferase RsmF, with protein sequence MLPKAFLSRMAELLGEEFPAFLRALTQGERTYGLRVNTLKLSPEDFLRISPWPLRPIPWCPEGFYYPEEARPGPHPFFYAGLYYIQEPSAQAVGVLLDPKPGERVLDLAAAPGGKTTHLAARMRGEGLLLANEVDGKRVRGLLENVERWGARLGVVQAPPRALAEAFGAYFHRVLLDAPCSGEGMFRKDAEAIRHWGPSAPKRASEVQKALLAQAARLVGPGGVLVYSTCTFAPEENEGVVAHFLKEHPGFLLEDARFHPLFSPGVPAWGDGGPELAKTARLWPHRLQGEGHFLARFRRVEGAWATPRLERVPPLSQEARRVLAAFSEEAGLSLEGPILERAGHLYLLPEGLPSLAGLKAPAPGLYLGLAQKGRFRPAKALALAFGATLPWPRLPRLALAPEDPRALAFATGEGVAWEGEDCALALVVLRTEVGEFPLDFGKAKGGVLRPVGLGL encoded by the coding sequence GTGTTGCCGAAGGCGTTCCTCTCCCGCATGGCCGAGCTTTTGGGGGAGGAGTTTCCCGCCTTCCTCCGGGCCCTCACCCAGGGGGAGAGGACCTACGGGCTTCGGGTGAACACCCTTAAGCTTTCCCCCGAGGATTTCCTGAGGATCTCCCCCTGGCCCCTTAGGCCCATCCCCTGGTGCCCCGAGGGCTTCTACTACCCCGAGGAGGCCCGGCCTGGCCCCCACCCCTTCTTCTACGCCGGCCTTTACTACATCCAGGAGCCGAGCGCCCAGGCGGTGGGGGTGCTTTTGGACCCGAAGCCGGGGGAGAGGGTTTTGGACCTGGCGGCGGCCCCCGGGGGGAAGACCACGCACCTGGCGGCGAGGATGCGGGGAGAAGGGCTCCTCCTCGCCAACGAGGTGGACGGAAAGCGGGTGCGGGGGCTTCTGGAGAACGTGGAGCGCTGGGGGGCCCGCCTGGGGGTGGTCCAGGCGCCCCCGCGGGCGCTGGCGGAAGCCTTCGGTGCCTACTTTCACCGGGTGCTCCTGGACGCCCCCTGCTCGGGGGAGGGCATGTTCCGCAAGGACGCCGAGGCCATCCGCCACTGGGGGCCCTCGGCCCCCAAGCGGGCGAGCGAGGTGCAGAAGGCCCTTCTCGCCCAGGCCGCCCGGCTGGTGGGGCCGGGAGGGGTTTTGGTCTACTCCACCTGCACCTTCGCCCCCGAGGAGAACGAGGGGGTGGTGGCCCACTTCCTGAAGGAGCACCCGGGCTTCCTTCTGGAGGATGCCCGCTTCCACCCCCTCTTCTCCCCCGGGGTGCCGGCGTGGGGGGATGGTGGCCCTGAGCTCGCCAAGACCGCCCGGCTCTGGCCCCACCGCCTTCAGGGCGAAGGCCACTTCCTCGCCCGCTTCCGCCGGGTGGAGGGGGCCTGGGCCACCCCCAGGCTGGAGCGGGTTCCTCCCCTTTCCCAAGAGGCCAGGCGGGTGCTCGCCGCTTTTTCGGAAGAGGCGGGGCTGTCCCTAGAAGGCCCCATCCTGGAGCGGGCCGGGCACCTTTACCTCCTCCCGGAGGGGCTTCCTTCCCTGGCGGGCCTTAAGGCCCCGGCCCCAGGGCTCTACCTGGGCCTTGCGCAAAAAGGGCGCTTCCGCCCCGCCAAGGCCCTGGCCCTGGCCTTCGGGGCCACCCTGCCTTGGCCCAGGCTTCCTCGCCTCGCCCTGGCCCCGGAGGACCCCAGGGCCCTTGCCTTCGCCACGGGGGAAGGGGTGGCGTGGGAGGGGGAGGACTGCGCTTTGGCCCTGGTGGTCCTGCGGACGGAGGTGGGGGAGTTCCCCTTGGACTTTGGCAAGGCCAAGGGGGGGGTGTTGCGCCCCGTGGGGCTAGGGCTTTAA